One part of the Eucalyptus grandis isolate ANBG69807.140 chromosome 10, ASM1654582v1, whole genome shotgun sequence genome encodes these proteins:
- the LOC104424178 gene encoding thionin-like protein 2: MDKVKSVLVVCLVLGLFLGQSRAEFQDCYVGCFVACVVTGDNVVKCSLKCLKDCIGLPSHGLTDAEYFCKLGCASSLCINLSSKDDPGEKRVAHCVNSCSKTCANHA; the protein is encoded by the exons ATGGACAAAGTGAAGTCTGTACTTGTGGTTTGTCTTGTGTTGGGATTGTTTCTTGGGCAGTCCAGAGCCGAGTTTCAGGATTGCTACGTGGGCTGCTTTGTCGCGTGTGTCGTCACCGGTGATAATGTGGTCAAATGCAGTCTCAAGTGCTTGAAGGACTGCATAGGTCTTCCTTCACACGGCCTCACAGATGCAGAGTACTTCTGCAAGCTTGGGTGTGCCTCCTCCTTGTGTATCAACCTCAGTTCAAAGGATGACCCTG GTGAAAAAAGAGTTGCACATTGCGTGAATTCTTGCTCGAAGACATGTGCCAATCACGCGTAG